In Triticum aestivum cultivar Chinese Spring chromosome 5B, IWGSC CS RefSeq v2.1, whole genome shotgun sequence, the following proteins share a genomic window:
- the LOC123110273 gene encoding wall-associated receptor kinase 3: MKEASVLLMLIAFQVVALSATSSGVSIALPGCPDKCGNVPIPYPFGIGNGCAAASLNSYFTVTCNSTFQPPRPMIGGPSGLSEIIDISLERAEMRVYGPVSYNCFASNTTIVDNYTSGFNLVGTPFIPSTNRNRFMVIGCNTMGIIGGYLHSNPDLYVAGCYSYCQGINSTSNGAPCTGKGCCETPITPNLTDFAALLIINQSSVWTFNPCFYAMLAEVGWYSFRQQDLVGRLGFINERAKRGVPVIADWAIRNGSCPKNGATAPMGYACVSSNSYCVGATNGPGYMCNCSEGYEGNPYLPRGCQDIDECKLHKQNSKYTELYPCRNGVCRNIPGGYVCKCGIGKKSDGKNSGCRPVLIQAEQVVIGLSVSSVMVIALACLLAMKWQRRKHRKEKDEYFKQNGGLKLYDEMRSRQVDTFHILTEKEVKKATENYSNDRVLGCGGHGMVYRGTLHDDKEVAIKKSKVINDDCREEFVNEIIILSQINHRNIVRLLGCCLEVDVPMLVYEFISNGTLFEFLHSNDRKSIIPLDLRLKIATQSAEALAYIHSSTSRTILHGDVKSLNILLDDEYNAKVADFGASALKPIDKDDFIMFIQGTLGYLDPESFVSHHLTDRSDVYSFGVVLLELVTRKKAIFIDNLNEQKALSHAFIVTFHQKKLRDIFDDDIIEDEVTVVLEKLAELIMHCLNPRGDERPTMKEVAERLQMLRRIQMQQVTTPNPMRTQYPDGESSMSIASDEMKYQSTNTAKLVLDVDPAR, encoded by the exons ATGAAAGAAGCATCCGTCCTCCTGATGCTCATCGCCTTCCAAGTGGTGGCGCTATCTGCAACCTCTTCCGGAGTCTCCATAGCGTTGCCAGGGTGTCCTGACAAGTGTGGCAACGTGCCAATCCCCTACCCATTTGGCATCGGCAATGGCTGCGCCGCAGCTAGCTTGAACAGCTACTTCACCGTCACCTGTAACAGCACCTTCCAACCCCCACGACCAATGATTGGTGGCCCTTCGGGGTTATCAGAGATCATTGACATCTCCCTGGAGCGTGCTGAGATGCGTGTTTACGGCCCCGTCAGCTACAACTGCTTCGCGTCGAACACCACAATCGTGGACAACTACACCAGCGGCTTCAACTTGGTGGGTACGCCGTTCATCCCCTCGACCAACCGCAACCGCTTCATGGTCATCGGCTGCAACACCATGGGTATCATTGGTGGCTACTTGCACAGCAACCCAGACCTGTACGTGGCAGGCTGCTACTCCTACTGCCAGGGCATCAACAGCACGTCCAACGGTGCCCCGTGCACTGGGAAGGGCTGCTGCGAAACCCCCATCACCCCAAACCTCACCGACTTTGCGGCGCTCTTGATCATCAACCAGAGCAGTGTATGGACATTCAACCCATGCTTCTACGCTATGCTTGCAGAGGTTGGATGGTACAGCTTCAGGCAGCAGGACCTTGTCGGGCGTCTTGGGTTCATCAACGAGAGAGCCAAGAGAGGTGTCCCTGTTATTGCTGACTGGGCCATCAGAAATGGCTCCTGCCCAAAGAATGGAGCAACGGCGCCAATGGGTTATGCATGTGTCAGTTCAAACAGCTATTGTGTGGGCGCAACCAATGGCCCAGGGTACATGTGCAACTGTTCTGAAGGATACGAGGGCAATCCTTATCTCCCCAGAGGCTGTCAAG ACATAGACGAGTGTAAGCTGCATAAGCAAAACTCCAAGTATACAGAATTATATCCATGCAGAAATGGGGTATGTCGCAACATACCAGGAGGTTATGTATGCAAATGCGGGATAGGAAAAAAATCAGATGGCAAAAATTCTGGATGTCGACCTGTGCTAATTCAAGCTGAACAGGTGGTTATAG GCCTCAGTGTTTCCTCAGTTATGGTGATAGCATTAGCATGCCTGTTGGCTATGAAATGGCAAAGAAGAAAGCACAGGAAGGAGAAGGATGAGTATTTTAAACAAAATGGAGGACTGAAGTTATATGATGAGATGAGATCAAGGCAAGTGGACACCTTTCATATACTTACAGAGAAAGAGGTCAAGAAAGCCACAGAAAACTACAGCAACGATCGAGTTCTTGGCTGTGGGGGTCATGGAATGGTTTATAGAGGAACTTTACATGATGACAAAGAAGTTGCCATAAAGAAGTCCAAAGTAATCAACGACGACTGCAGAGAAGAATTTGTAAATGAGATAATAATATTGTCACAGATTAACCATAGGAACATCGTGAGGTTACTCGGTTGCTGCTTGGAGGTAGATGTGCCGATGTTGGTGTATGAGTTCATATCGAATGGTACCCTCTTTGAGTTCCTTCACAGCAATGATCGTAAATCAATAATCCCCTTGGATCTTCGACTGAAGATTGCTACACAATCAGCAGAGGCCCTTGCTTACATCCATTCATCAACTTCTCGCACAATTCTGCATGGGGATGTCAAATCACTCAATATACTTTTGGATGATGAATACAATGCAAAGGTTGCAGATTTTGGAGCATCAGCCCTGAAGCCCATAGATAAAGATGATTTCATCATGTTTATCCAAGGAACTCTTGGGTACCTTGACCCTGAGTCTTTTGTCAGTCATCACCTTACTGACAGAAGTGATGTCTACAGTTTTGGGGTTGTTCTTCTAGAGTTAGTAACAAGAAAGAAGGCTATATTCATTGATAATCTTAATGAACAGAAAGCGCTATCGCATGCCTTCATTGTGACATTTCACCAGAAGAAGCTCCGCGATATATTTGATGATGATATAATAGAAGATGAAGTTACGGTGGTGCTCGAGAAACTAGCTGAACTCATCATGCATTGTTTGAACCCAAGAGGAGATGAGAGGCCAACAATGAAGGAAGTAGCAGAGCGTTTGCAAATGTTGAGGAGAATCCAGATGCAGCAAGTCACCACACCAAATCCTATGAGGACGCAATACCCTGATGGAGAATCATCAATGTCTATAGCTTCTGATGAAATGAAATACCAGAGCACGAACACAGCCAAATTGGTCTTAGATGTAGATCCTGCAAGATGA
- the LOC100415847 gene encoding 2-methyl-6-phytyl-1,4-hydroquinone methyltransferase 2, chloroplastic — translation MAMASAHAPSGAGSLAPRGALRVRAPAGLGYLGLGPSRPALRPVALARRAAPSGARHPLLRCAAASSPPAAAAARPASAPRFIQHKKEAFWFYRFLSIVYDHVINPGHWTEDMRDDALEPADLYSRKLKVVDVGGGTGFTTLGIVRHVDPANVTLLDQSPHQLEKARQKEALKGVEIMEGDAEDLPFPTDTFDRYVSAGSIEYWPDPQRGIKEAYRVLRLGGKACLIGPVHPTFWLSRFFADMWMLFPTEEEYIEWFKKAGFKDVQLKRIGPKWYRGVRRHGLIMGCSVTGVKRESGDSPLQLGPKAEDVSKPVNPITFFFRFLMGTICAAYYVLVPIYMWIKDQIVPKGMPI, via the exons ATGGCGATGGCCTCCGCGCACGCGCCGAGCGGCGCCGGGAGCCTGGCGCCGCGCGGGGCGCTCAGGGTGCGCGCCCCTGCCGGGCTGGGCTACCTCGGCCTCGGCCCCTCCAGGCcggccctccgccccgtcgccctcgCGCGGCGCGCCGCCCCCTCGGGCGCCCGGCACCCGCTGCTGAGGTGCGCCGCGGCCTCGTCGCccccggccgcggcggcggcgcggcccgcCTCGGCGCCGCGCTTCATCCAGCACAAGAAGGAGGCCTTCTGGTTCTACCGCTTCCTCTCCATCGTCTACGACCACGTCATCAACCCGGGCCACTGGACCGAGGACATGCGCGACGACGCGCTCGAGCCCGCCGACCTCTACAGCCGCAAGCTCAAGGTCGTCGACGTCGGCGGCGGCACCGGCTTCACCACGCTCGGCATCGTCAGGCACGTCGACCCCGCCAACGTCACGCTGCTCGACCAGTCGCCCCACCAGCTCGAGAAGGCCAGGCAGAAGGAGGCGCTCAAGGGGGTCGAGATCATGGAGGGCGACGCCGAGGACCTCCCCTTCCCCACTGACACATTCGACCGATACGTCTCCGCCGGCAG CATTGAGTACTGGCCTGACCCGCAGAGAGGAATCAAGGAGGCCTACAGGGTCCTGAGGCTCGGCGGGAAAGCTTGTTTGATCGGCCCTGTGCACCCAACCTTCTGGCTGTCTCGCTTTTTTGCCGATATGTGGATGCTGTTCCCCACTGAAGAGGAGTATATCGAATGGTTCAAAAAGGCAGGGTTCAAGGATGTTCAGCTGAAGAGGATTGGACCGAAGTGGTACCGTGGTGTCCGTAGGCATGGcctgatcatgggatgctccgtgACTGGTGTCAAGAGAGAAAGTGGGGACTCCCCTTTACAG CTTGGTCCGAAGGCTGAAGATGTCAGCAAGCCCGTGAATCCTATCACCTTTTTCTTCCGCTTCCTCATGGGAACAATATGTGCCGCGTACTATGTTCTGGTGCCTATTTACATGTGGATAAAGGACCAGATTGTGCCCAAAGGCATGCCGATCTAA
- the LOC123110275 gene encoding putative hydrolase C777.06c produces MAAAVPNGHPSATGDDNPPPPPPSSSSSSLVFLGTGCSSAVPNARCLIQPSDPPCAVCSQSLSVPPELNPNYRCNTSLLIDYCQDEGAHKYIIIDVGKTFREQVLRWFVCHKIPCVDSIILTHEHADAILGLDDIRVVQPFSPTNDIDPTPIYLSQYAMDSISQKFPYLVKKKLKEGEEVRRVAQLDWRIIESDLQKPFTASGLQFVPLPVIHGEDYICLAFLFGRKSKVAYISDVSRFPPSTEDAISKSGGGQLDLLILDCLYRTGSHNVHLCWDQTLDAIKRICPKKALLVGLTHEMDHHKDNQTLEEWSGREGIDVQLARDGLRVYIDL; encoded by the exons ATGGCCGCCGCCGTCCCCAACGGTCACCCGTCCGCCACCGGCGATGATAATcccccgcctccaccgccgtcctcgtcctcgtcctcgctggTGTTCCTGGGCACGGGCTGCTCCAGCGCCGTCCCCAACGCGCGGTGCCTGATCCAGCCCTCCGACCCGCCCTGCGCCGTCTGCTCCCAGTCCCTCTCCGTGCCCCCGGAGCTAAACCCCAACTACAG GTGTAATACTTCTCTTCTGATTGATTATTGCCAAGATGAAGGTGCACACAAATATATTATAATTGATGTTGGGAAGACATTCCGAGAACAAGTTCTGCGGTGGTTTGTTTGCCACAAAATCCCTTGCGTTGATTCT ATTATTCTGACTCATGAGCACGCAGATGCAATCTTGGGACTTGATGATATTCGGGTTGTACAGCCATTTAGTCCTACAAATGATATTGATCCAACCCCTATTTATCTCTCCCAATATGCCATGGACAG CATTTCCCAAAAGTTTCCATACTTGGTCAAAAAGAAACTAAAGGAAGGGGAGGAGGTCAGGCGGGTTGCTCAACTCGACTGGAGAATAATTGAGAGTGATCTTCAGAAACCGTTTACTGCCTCAGGCCTACAGTTTGTTCCCTTGCCG GTGATCCATGGAGAGGACTACATTTGTCTGGCTTTCCTTTTCGGAAGAAAATCTAAAGTTGCTTATATATCCGATGTTTCACGGTTTCCTCCTAGCACAGAAGATG CTATTTCAAAGTCTGGAGGGGGTCAGCTAGATTTGCTCATCTTGGACTGCCTATACAGG ACTGGATCTCATAACGTGCATCTTTGTTGGGATCAG ACACTAGATGCTATTAAGAGGATATGCCCCAAGAAGGCATTGCTCGTTGGGTTGACTCATGAGATGGACCATCACAAGGACAACCAGACATTGGAAGAATGGTCCGGAAG AGAGGGGATTGATGTGCAGTTAGCTCGCGATGGCTTGCGTGTCTACATTGATCTGTAA